The DNA window GTTCGCCGCGACGTCTCAGCCTGCTCAACCAGGCCGGCATCGAGCCCGATGCGCTGCGTCCCGCCGACGTCGACGAGACCCCGAAGCGGGGCGAGTTACCGCGCGCCTGCGCCAATCGCCTCGCCCGCGCCAAGGCCGACGCCGCGCTCAAATCGGTGCAGCTCGATGACGAATTGCGCGGCGCCTTCATTCTCGCCGCCGACACCGTGGTCGCGGTCGGCCGCCGCATCCTGCCCAAGGCGAACCTGGTCGACGAAGCCTCGCAATGCCTGCGGCTGTTGTCGGGACGCAACCACCGGGTCTACACCGCGATCTGCCTGGTGACGCCGAAGGAGACCTTCCGCCAGCGCCTGATCGAGACCCGGGTGCGCTTCAAGCGCCTGAGCGAGGACGATATCCAGGCCTATATCGGTTCCGGCGAATGGCGCGGCAAGGCCGGCGGCTATGCCGTGCAGGGCATTGCCGGAACCTTCGTGGTCAAGATGGTCGGCTCCTACAGCAATATCGTCGGTCTGCCGCTCTATGAATCGATCTCGCTGATGGGAGGCGAAGGTTTTCCGATCCGATTCGGATGGTTGAATGCCAGCTAGGCCGCCAAAAAACGCCGGATCCGGCCAGGAGACCGGCAAGTCATCTGCCAAGGGATCTCCCAAGCCCTGCCCGATCTGCGGCAAGCCCGCGACCGAGGCTTCGCGCCCGTTTTGTTCCGAACGCTGCCGGGATGTCGATTTGAACCGCTGGCTGTCGAATTCCTACGCCATCCCCGCCACCAAGGACGACGACGAAGGCGCCGATTGAGCGAAAAACCGCGCGTTTTCGGGCTGTTAACACCCGGTCCCAGCGCTTTTCCGGCATGGCCGGACCACGCGGACCTTCATGCCAAGCGGGGCTGCGCCATGCGTAGCCGAGAGGCGAAGCATGGTGGACAGGGCAGGCGAGCCTGACTATAAACCGGCGCTCCCAAGCCGCCTCGCGGCCGGAAGTGCCCAGGTAGCTCAGTTGGTAGAGCATGCGACTGAAAATCGCAGTGTCGGTGGTTCGATCCCGCCCCTGGGCACCATTTTGGAACAGATTCGCGAACGCCAAATTCATTCACCCTCTTTTGCAGCCTCTTCAGCGCGCTCCGAAGAGCGAGAACGACAGGCGGCACCGGCCGCTTACCGAGTTGAGTATGGCGAGCACGAAGAAATCAGCCAGGCCCAACCCATCGCGCAAACGGCTGGCGCAAAGAGCGATCTTATTTGTGGAGCTGGTCGGCTAAACCGATGAATGCTGGCACGATCCATGAGGCTACTCCGGAGCTTCACGATTGGCCGGGGGAACGACGAATACGTTCCATTCCGTCGCAGCCATGGCAGATCCGCGAAAGAATCGTCGCGTTGTGATCACCATCCCCTCCCCACCTGCTGAATTCTGTTTCATCCAGGCGTCGCACGCCTGCTGATTCCAACCGCCGACTTCGCAGATGCCGATGAAACCATATCGCTTCGCCTCGTCGAGCGACGTAAGCCCAGATGACCAGATTTCATTCGGCGTCAGCGGCATCGGGTGATCGGGGCTGTAGAATGTCATCGGCTCGCCGACATCGGTGGGGCCGGCGACCACCTTCCAATGCGAATGAAAGCGCTGATGCCACAGCTCCGTCAGCTCGCGTGCGAGTTGCGAATGTGAGCCATAGGTGAACTGGCCGGCCGCATTGCGCAGCATCGTGATGGGAACGATCAACGGCGCCGCGACCAGCACCATCAGCGAAATCACCAGCCAGGTCGCGACGACTCGCACCAGCGCGGCCCGGCGCAGGCGCAATTGAGGAATCGCAACCACTGCCAGCGGCGTCAGGAAGAACAGCGAGATGCCCCAGTCAGTCTTGAGGTAAATCGAGAATACCAGCGCGCCGATCAGCGGACCGACGGCGACGATGCCTTGAACGATCCAGATATTCCGTGCCTGGTTCATCCGCACGTCTGAATTGGCATCGCGCGACCATGGTTGTGTGACGAAGGCGCGCGGATCGCGCCGCAGCAACATCCACGCGTGCGGGCTCCACGCCAACGCCACGGCGACGACCACCAACGGCAGCGCGAGCAAAGCAATGTTATGGCCGATATAGACCAGTACCAATTCCAGGCTCTGGATGTGATTTGATATCGAATAGGTATCGCCGGGATACCTGAACGGCACGAAATCCACCTGCTTCAGCCAAATGAAGTGCGGGACCATCGCAACCACCAACGTCACGATCGCGACCCACGGCGCTGGCGAACGCAGGAACAGCATCCGCGCCGGATGGATCAGTGCCGCGAGCCCGAGCGCGCCGATCATCGTCAATACCCAGTATTTCGTCATCAGCGCCAACGCGCCCGCGAGTCCAAGCCATATGCCGGAGCGTATCGTGCGTTTCTCGAACGCATCCAGATAGGCGAGCACTACCAGCGGCAGCGTGATCAGCTGCAGCAGATCCGGATTGTACTTGAAGCCCTTCAAATTGAAGATCGGGTAGATCGCGAGCATCACCACTACAAGGAAGGCGCGGCGGCGATCGACCACACGCAGGGCGATCGCCCAGCAGATCATCATGCCGACGCCGACCGTCACCATCGCCAGCGCGTAGGTCGACCAGTCCGTGACCGGGAACAGCATGAACCAGAGGCCGGCGACCCATCCCGACAGCGGGGGATGCTTGCCGTAGCCAAGCAGGAATTTCTGGCCCCAGGCAAAGGCCTCGGCGACATCGAAGTGCACGTCCTGCGCCGCCCGCAACCGTATCAGGATCACGGTCCAAAGCACCACGTGGAGGACGACGAAACCCGCCACCAGCCACAGGCTTAATTTCTCGTCGCCAGCCCAGGCGACGAGGCGCGCGGCGCCGCGGCGGCCAATCGAGCGGATGCGCGAACGCGCGCCTGCGGCCAGGGAAACAGCTTCAGTCATAGCCATGGCGCGGCGCTTTCGGCATAACTTGAAGATTCGCTTTTTTTAAAAAAAGATTCAACGAGGCGTTGGCGTCCTTGAGAGCGTTGCCGTTCGCCTTATTGGTCAATGCCGTCCAATCGATAATCCGCCAGTCAAACGTCGAACTTGGGAGCGCGCTCATATATGCATATAATTGCGGCCAGCCAGACCTGTGGCCATAGATAGGCCATGATGATTCCACAATTCGGAAATCCTGGAGAAACGATCGTCTGTCAGAAGAGCGCCGTCGATCCTCGCGACTGTCCGAGGATCGAGCCGCCCAGTGGGGACGACAAGGGCGTGTGGGGAAGTTAACTTTGTAGGTGGTCCTGCCGATGGGTCCACCTCAGCACTCATCTCGGACATGGGGCAGCACGATTAGAGGAGGAAGATTAGTGAGAATTCTCCTTCTTGGCGGCGACGGTTTTTGCGGCTGGCCCACGGCATTGCACCTTTCGGCGCGAGACCACGAAGTGGCAATCGTCGACAATTTGTCACGTCGCAACATCGACAACGAGCTAGAGACATCGTCGCTCACGCCAATCCGTCCGATCGGAGAACGTTTTCGGGCCTGGAATGAGATAACCGGCAAGGTTACTTCCTTTTACAATTTCGACGTCGCCGAGAATTATCATCGCCTTTTGACGCTCATCGCTGAGTGGCGGCCGGACGCTGTAGTGCATTTCGCCGAACAACGCGCGGCGCCCTATTCAATGAAGTCGTCGTATCACAAGCGTTACACGGTCAACAACAATCTCAATGCCACCAACAATCTGCTCGCCGCCATCGTCGAATCCGGCGTGGACAGCCACATCGTTCATCTCGGTACAATGGGGGTTTACGGCTATGGCGCGGCCGGGATGAAAATTCCGGAAGGCTATTTGCCGATTAAGCTCGAAGAGGACGGCAAAGTCATTCATCGGGAGATTCTATACCCGGCCGATCCTGGCAGCATCTATCATTTGACCAAGACCCAAGATCAATTGTTATTCGCGTTCTACAACAAAACCGACGAGGTTCGCGTCACCGACCTGCACCAAGGCATCGTCTGGGGCACGCAAACTGAAGAAACGTCACTCGATGAGCGGCTCATCAATCGGTTCGATTATGATGGTGATTATGGAACAGTCCTCAATCGTTTTCTCGTGCAGGCAGCCATCGGTTATCCGCTGACCGTTCATGGCACCGGCGGTCAAACGCGGGCGTTCATCAATATTCAGGATACCGTTCGTTGTATCGAGATTGCGATCATGAACCCGCCTCAAAAGGGCGAACGTGTGCGCATCTTCAACCAGATGACCGAGACCTTCAGGCTCATCGATCTGGCGGAGATGATTTCCGGA is part of the Bradyrhizobium erythrophlei genome and encodes:
- a CDS encoding Maf-like protein produces the protein MLGRPKFVLASGSPRRLSLLNQAGIEPDALRPADVDETPKRGELPRACANRLARAKADAALKSVQLDDELRGAFILAADTVVAVGRRILPKANLVDEASQCLRLLSGRNHRVYTAICLVTPKETFRQRLIETRVRFKRLSEDDIQAYIGSGEWRGKAGGYAVQGIAGTFVVKMVGSYSNIVGLPLYESISLMGGEGFPIRFGWLNAS
- the yacG gene encoding DNA gyrase inhibitor YacG codes for the protein MPARPPKNAGSGQETGKSSAKGSPKPCPICGKPATEASRPFCSERCRDVDLNRWLSNSYAIPATKDDDEGAD
- a CDS encoding glycosyltransferase family 39 protein, with the protein product MAMTEAVSLAAGARSRIRSIGRRGAARLVAWAGDEKLSLWLVAGFVVLHVVLWTVILIRLRAAQDVHFDVAEAFAWGQKFLLGYGKHPPLSGWVAGLWFMLFPVTDWSTYALAMVTVGVGMMICWAIALRVVDRRRAFLVVVMLAIYPIFNLKGFKYNPDLLQLITLPLVVLAYLDAFEKRTIRSGIWLGLAGALALMTKYWVLTMIGALGLAALIHPARMLFLRSPAPWVAIVTLVVAMVPHFIWLKQVDFVPFRYPGDTYSISNHIQSLELVLVYIGHNIALLALPLVVVAVALAWSPHAWMLLRRDPRAFVTQPWSRDANSDVRMNQARNIWIVQGIVAVGPLIGALVFSIYLKTDWGISLFFLTPLAVVAIPQLRLRRAALVRVVATWLVISLMVLVAAPLIVPITMLRNAAGQFTYGSHSQLARELTELWHQRFHSHWKVVAGPTDVGEPMTFYSPDHPMPLTPNEIWSSGLTSLDEAKRYGFIGICEVGGWNQQACDAWMKQNSAGGEGMVITTRRFFRGSAMAATEWNVFVVPPANREAPE
- a CDS encoding NAD-dependent epimerase/dehydratase family protein produces the protein MRILLLGGDGFCGWPTALHLSARDHEVAIVDNLSRRNIDNELETSSLTPIRPIGERFRAWNEITGKVTSFYNFDVAENYHRLLTLIAEWRPDAVVHFAEQRAAPYSMKSSYHKRYTVNNNLNATNNLLAAIVESGVDSHIVHLGTMGVYGYGAAGMKIPEGYLPIKLEEDGKVIHREILYPADPGSIYHLTKTQDQLLFAFYNKTDEVRVTDLHQGIVWGTQTEETSLDERLINRFDYDGDYGTVLNRFLVQAAIGYPLTVHGTGGQTRAFINIQDTVRCIEIAIMNPPQKGERVRIFNQMTETFRLIDLAEMISGLTGVPISHLPNPRKEADANDLYVENRSLIGLGLEPIMLNSSLLGEIREIAQKYAGNCDRSKIPCTSKW